In Halosegnis marinus, one genomic interval encodes:
- a CDS encoding DUF7287 family protein, with translation MNDRGQTVLDFAVGISVFLVVVAFVLTFVPGMVQPFQSSTQAETAAADRLAEQVAAGMLVEDVSEPYLLDAGCVSTFFALENSDGDPANDRDAYGDNDGVVRSDLFDITGSDLYTAGDCGFSVSDGVFERLATDTSDMNVRVSLVGDLDGDGTANLLCIDANEAGADTPDSGDTLVETTDPYASGTDCDMTGDDYDLAFETGNDPPADSSSVVTARRQVTVDGAFSNGRVDAALVVEVW, from the coding sequence ATGAACGACCGTGGCCAGACCGTCCTCGACTTCGCCGTCGGCATCAGCGTCTTCCTCGTCGTGGTGGCGTTCGTGCTCACGTTCGTCCCCGGGATGGTCCAGCCGTTCCAGTCCTCGACGCAGGCCGAGACGGCCGCGGCCGACCGGCTGGCCGAACAGGTCGCCGCCGGCATGCTGGTCGAGGACGTCTCGGAGCCGTACCTGCTCGACGCCGGGTGCGTCTCGACGTTCTTCGCCCTGGAGAACTCCGACGGCGACCCGGCGAACGACCGCGACGCCTACGGGGACAACGACGGCGTCGTCCGGTCGGACCTCTTCGACATCACCGGGTCCGACCTCTACACCGCCGGCGACTGCGGGTTCTCCGTGTCCGACGGTGTCTTCGAGCGACTCGCGACGGACACGAGCGACATGAACGTCCGCGTCAGCCTCGTCGGCGACCTGGACGGGGACGGCACGGCGAACCTCCTGTGTATCGACGCCAACGAGGCGGGGGCGGACACCCCCGACAGCGGCGACACGCTCGTCGAGACCACGGACCCCTACGCCTCGGGGACCGACTGTGACATGACCGGGGACGACTACGACCTCGCGTTCGAGACCGGAAACGACCCGCCGGCCGACTCCTCGTCCGTCGTCACCGCGCGGCGGCAGGTGACCGTGGACGGCGCGTTCTCCAACGGCCGCGTCGACGCCGCCCTCGTCGTGGAGGTGTGGTGA
- the glmS gene encoding glutamine--fructose-6-phosphate transaminase (isomerizing) gives MCGIIGCVGREDAAEPILSGLENLEYRGYDSAGVAVRNGSGLDTCKRAGEISALRDTIRAGLASGPVGIGHTRWSTHGAPTDANAHPHADCTGDVAVVHNGIIENHADLRADLEARGHEFRSETDTEVVPHLIEERLADGLHPAAALRDVLDVLEGSYALAVIVADSDELYAARRGSPLLLGIGDGAAYVASDAPAFLDATDRAVFLHDGDVATLSADGYVVTDGDGAVVERPERTIEWAPEDARKEGYDHYMLKEIHEQPHALERTLQGRLDAEAGTPTLDFPPGAFADAERVHLVGCGTSNYAAEYGATLLRRWGVEAQALLASEYTGAAPRVDGDTLVVAVTQSGETADTLSALRFAAERGARTLAVTNVVGSTAARECDDAMFIRAGPEIGVAASKTFSSQVASLVLLAATLVRDGEGAPGEEVRDTLRALADLPDQVATVLDGTTARSVAERYAGRESYFFIGRGLAYPVAMEGALKFKEISYEHAEGFPAGELKHGPLALVTEHTPVIAVFAGRHDEKTLNNVQEVQARGAPVIAVAGERADAVRRQADETLAVPDTHPNLAGLLANVQLQLVAYHVSKLLDRAIDKPRNLAKSVTVE, from the coding sequence ATGTGCGGCATCATCGGTTGCGTCGGCCGCGAGGACGCGGCCGAGCCCATCCTCTCGGGGCTGGAGAACCTCGAATACCGCGGCTACGACTCGGCGGGCGTGGCCGTCCGCAACGGCTCGGGGCTCGACACCTGCAAGCGGGCCGGCGAGATATCGGCCCTGCGCGACACCATCCGCGCGGGGCTCGCGAGCGGCCCGGTCGGCATCGGCCACACCCGGTGGTCCACCCACGGCGCGCCGACCGACGCGAACGCCCACCCCCACGCGGACTGTACGGGCGACGTGGCCGTCGTCCACAACGGCATCATCGAGAACCACGCCGACCTGCGCGCCGACCTCGAAGCCCGGGGCCACGAGTTCCGGAGCGAGACGGACACCGAGGTCGTCCCCCACCTCATCGAGGAGCGGCTGGCGGACGGGCTCCACCCGGCCGCGGCCCTGCGCGACGTCCTCGACGTGTTGGAGGGGAGCTACGCGCTCGCGGTCATCGTCGCCGACTCCGACGAACTGTACGCGGCCCGGCGGGGGTCCCCGCTGCTGCTCGGCATCGGCGACGGCGCGGCCTACGTCGCCAGCGACGCGCCGGCGTTCCTCGACGCCACCGACCGCGCGGTGTTCCTCCACGACGGCGACGTGGCGACGCTGTCGGCTGACGGCTACGTCGTCACCGACGGCGACGGCGCGGTCGTCGAGCGGCCCGAGCGGACCATCGAGTGGGCGCCGGAGGACGCCCGCAAGGAGGGGTACGACCACTACATGCTCAAGGAGATACACGAGCAGCCGCACGCGCTCGAACGCACCCTCCAGGGGCGGCTCGACGCCGAGGCCGGGACGCCGACCCTCGACTTCCCGCCCGGGGCGTTCGCCGACGCCGAGCGGGTCCACCTCGTGGGCTGTGGCACCTCGAACTACGCCGCGGAGTACGGCGCGACCCTCCTGCGCCGGTGGGGGGTCGAGGCGCAGGCGCTGCTCGCGAGCGAGTACACCGGCGCGGCCCCGCGCGTGGACGGGGACACGCTCGTCGTCGCCGTCACGCAGAGCGGGGAGACGGCGGACACGCTGTCCGCGCTCCGGTTCGCGGCGGAGCGGGGCGCGCGCACCCTCGCCGTGACGAACGTCGTCGGCTCGACGGCCGCCCGCGAGTGCGACGACGCGATGTTCATCCGGGCCGGCCCGGAGATCGGCGTCGCCGCGTCGAAGACGTTCTCCTCGCAGGTCGCCTCGCTCGTGCTGCTCGCGGCGACGCTCGTGCGCGACGGTGAGGGCGCGCCCGGCGAGGAGGTCCGCGACACCCTTCGCGCGCTCGCGGACCTGCCGGACCAGGTCGCGACGGTGCTCGACGGGACGACCGCGCGGTCGGTCGCGGAGCGGTACGCCGGCCGGGAGTCGTACTTCTTCATCGGTCGCGGGCTCGCGTACCCGGTGGCGATGGAGGGGGCGCTGAAGTTCAAGGAGATATCCTACGAGCACGCCGAGGGGTTCCCCGCCGGCGAACTCAAGCACGGGCCGCTGGCGCTCGTGACGGAACACACCCCGGTCATCGCGGTGTTCGCGGGCCGGCACGACGAGAAGACGCTCAACAACGTCCAGGAGGTGCAGGCGCGGGGGGCGCCCGTCATCGCGGTCGCGGGCGAGCGCGCCGACGCGGTGCGCCGGCAGGCCGACGAGACGCTCGCGGTGCCCGACACCCACCCGAACCTCGCGGGGCTGCTCGCGAACGTCCAGCTCCAACTCGTCGCCTACCACGTCTCGAAGCTGCTCGACCGGGCCATCGACAAGCCGCGGAACCTCGCCAAGAGCGTCACAGTCGAATAA
- a CDS encoding DUF7563 family protein, which produces MPRCRSCDSFVTADFARVFGDNEHEVHACPHCCTQTNLMAGRGARPEP; this is translated from the coding sequence ATGCCGAGATGCCGGAGCTGTGATTCGTTCGTGACCGCCGACTTCGCCCGGGTGTTCGGGGACAACGAACACGAGGTCCACGCCTGTCCGCACTGCTGTACCCAGACCAACCTCATGGCGGGACGGGGGGCCAGACCGGAGCCGTGA
- a CDS encoding DUF7261 family protein, with translation MAAVTGDRDRAQLILIGGLALAISFVAIALVLNSAIYTHNLASRYDGGGDDATTFARDARAGAGAALDHANGAGGSYAAVEGNYSEAIGNVSEAFGRSAAVSGRLVSIDHLSESRGVRVVDDEPGGSDFRPANGSASSWYVATDATVRNFEMTVDRTSLDDLGDSFDLGSLFGLFGGSETPFTVRFEDGTDTYLVAVYADEADDEVKVQVYEGDDGSGTEVGTCSVVADTATVEYAAARVNGERCAPLEALDDLGGSLDVRYDYPDSAVGSYELVADRLVAGEDAVGPFVSAVNDRNFGYGCTDGGSVFNGTADPGPHAVPALYDTTVETTYESADATFTSEWRVAPDERTVPTAPRIESFVVNDGTSGDDQFDLSWSATDPNGDPVSVEVTFVDSDGDTETFTAPGTVTLPTALQGDGPYDVTITATAGGESRSVSERHADDGTSGPVGCPT, from the coding sequence GTGGCGGCAGTGACCGGCGACCGCGACCGCGCCCAGCTCATCCTCATCGGGGGGCTCGCGCTCGCGATAAGCTTCGTCGCCATCGCGCTGGTGCTCAACTCCGCCATCTACACCCACAACCTCGCCAGCCGCTACGACGGCGGGGGCGACGACGCGACGACCTTCGCGCGCGACGCCCGCGCCGGCGCGGGGGCGGCGCTCGACCACGCCAACGGCGCCGGCGGGAGCTACGCGGCGGTCGAGGGCAACTACAGCGAGGCGATAGGGAACGTGAGCGAGGCGTTCGGCCGGTCGGCGGCGGTGAGCGGCCGCCTCGTCTCCATCGACCACCTGAGCGAGTCGCGCGGCGTCCGCGTCGTGGACGACGAGCCCGGCGGGAGCGACTTCCGGCCGGCGAACGGGAGCGCGTCGTCGTGGTACGTCGCCACCGACGCGACGGTGCGGAACTTCGAGATGACCGTCGACCGGACCTCGTTGGACGACCTCGGCGACAGCTTCGACCTCGGAAGCCTCTTCGGGCTGTTCGGCGGGAGCGAGACGCCGTTCACCGTCCGGTTCGAGGACGGAACCGACACGTACCTCGTCGCCGTCTACGCCGACGAGGCGGACGACGAGGTGAAGGTGCAGGTGTACGAGGGCGACGACGGCAGCGGCACCGAGGTCGGCACCTGCTCCGTCGTCGCGGACACGGCGACCGTCGAGTACGCCGCCGCGCGGGTCAACGGCGAGCGGTGTGCCCCGCTGGAGGCGCTTGACGACCTCGGCGGGAGTCTCGACGTTCGCTACGACTACCCCGACTCGGCCGTCGGGAGCTACGAACTCGTCGCCGACCGCCTGGTCGCGGGCGAGGACGCCGTCGGGCCGTTCGTCAGCGCCGTGAACGACCGGAACTTCGGCTACGGCTGTACGGACGGCGGGTCGGTGTTCAACGGCACGGCCGACCCCGGGCCCCACGCGGTCCCCGCGCTGTACGACACGACCGTCGAGACGACCTACGAGTCGGCCGACGCGACGTTCACGAGCGAGTGGCGCGTCGCGCCCGACGAGCGGACGGTTCCGACCGCCCCGCGTATCGAGTCGTTCGTGGTGAACGACGGGACGAGCGGGGACGACCAGTTCGACCTCTCGTGGTCGGCGACGGACCCGAACGGCGACCCCGTCTCCGTCGAGGTCACGTTCGTCGATAGCGACGGCGATACCGAGACGTTCACGGCTCCCGGCACGGTGACGCTGCCGACGGCCCTCCAGGGTGACGGCCCGTACGACGTGACGATAACGGCCACGGCCGGGGGCGAGTCGCGTTCCGTCAGCGAGCGCCACGCCGACGACGGCACGAGCGGTCCCGTGGGGTGTCCGACGTGA
- a CDS encoding helix-turn-helix domain-containing protein — MVSTIDSTVTVPPDAFVLSRSLSGRPGVRVAFEREVPLSPAASTYARVSNADRDWVERRLPGEDGVAGVDVLDADADDRLVRIAWDSPVAPRPAGLPPTDATCLDAVGTDDGWRLALRFPDRDALADWYRRCGDRGIDVDVRRLREDGGTATPDGRLTDRQRTALATALDAGYFEVPRGVTLGELAARLGVSDTAASQRLRRGVSTLVEGHLG, encoded by the coding sequence GTGGTCTCGACCATCGATTCGACCGTGACCGTGCCGCCGGACGCGTTCGTGCTCTCCCGCTCGCTCTCCGGGCGGCCGGGGGTGCGCGTCGCGTTCGAGCGGGAGGTACCGCTGTCGCCGGCCGCGAGCACCTACGCCCGCGTCTCGAACGCCGACCGCGACTGGGTGGAACGACGCCTCCCCGGGGAGGACGGGGTCGCCGGGGTGGACGTCCTCGACGCCGACGCCGACGACCGGCTGGTCCGCATCGCGTGGGACTCGCCCGTCGCCCCGCGGCCGGCCGGCCTGCCGCCGACGGACGCCACCTGCCTCGACGCCGTCGGGACCGACGACGGCTGGCGGCTCGCGCTCCGCTTTCCGGACCGCGACGCGCTCGCCGACTGGTACCGGCGCTGTGGCGACCGCGGCATCGACGTCGACGTGCGCCGGCTCCGCGAGGACGGGGGAACGGCGACCCCCGACGGGCGGCTGACCGACCGCCAGCGGACGGCCCTCGCGACGGCGCTCGACGCGGGCTACTTCGAGGTGCCGCGCGGGGTGACGCTCGGCGAACTCGCCGCCCGGCTCGGGGTCTCCGACACCGCCGCCTCACAGCGGCTCCGCAGGGGTGTCTCCACGCTCGTCGAGGGGCACCTCGGCTGA
- a CDS encoding DUF7511 domain-containing protein, with protein sequence MRTDANDDGRHGDGTVLAAIERHDGGPDECTLYPVRTTDEDERMTVWITAAGESFVGLDEMQ encoded by the coding sequence ATGCGCACCGACGCGAACGACGACGGCCGACACGGGGACGGGACCGTGCTCGCCGCGATAGAGCGACACGACGGCGGCCCGGACGAGTGTACGCTCTACCCGGTCCGCACGACCGACGAGGACGAACGGATGACGGTGTGGATAACGGCGGCCGGCGAGTCGTTCGTCGGCCTCGACGAGATGCAGTAA
- a CDS encoding DUF7344 domain-containing protein: MSTSQTANERGEQRSVDDGSAGEALATDGTDDGGASGCDDLPLDQVFDLLRNQRRRLVLEYLTERERAASTGDLAEHVASFETGKPVGQLTSDERKRAYVGLYQCHLPKMDAMDVIEFNKPRGVVRLAGNAQVVTPYLDFTGTDAVDDELSWSHRYLALSAVGVGTLVPVAVVGSALAATVAFACLVAAFGTCSLVHCREKGAFAD, from the coding sequence ATGAGTACGTCACAAACAGCGAACGAGAGAGGGGAGCAACGGAGCGTCGACGACGGGAGCGCGGGGGAGGCGCTCGCGACCGACGGCACGGACGACGGGGGAGCATCGGGGTGCGACGACCTCCCGCTGGACCAGGTGTTCGACCTGCTCAGGAACCAGCGACGGCGGCTCGTGTTGGAGTACCTCACCGAGCGCGAGCGCGCCGCCTCGACGGGCGACCTCGCGGAACACGTCGCCTCGTTCGAGACCGGGAAGCCGGTCGGACAGCTCACCTCGGACGAGCGCAAGCGCGCCTACGTCGGGCTCTACCAGTGTCACCTGCCGAAGATGGACGCGATGGACGTCATCGAGTTCAACAAGCCGCGGGGGGTGGTGCGGTTGGCGGGGAACGCGCAAGTCGTCACGCCCTATCTCGACTTCACCGGGACCGACGCCGTCGACGACGAGCTGTCGTGGTCACACCGGTACCTCGCGCTGTCGGCGGTCGGCGTCGGCACGCTGGTGCCCGTCGCCGTCGTCGGCTCGGCGCTCGCCGCGACGGTCGCCTTCGCCTGCCTCGTCGCCGCGTTCGGTACCTGCTCGCTCGTTCACTGCCGGGAGAAGGGAGCGTTCGCGGACTGA
- a CDS encoding DUF7266 family protein, which yields MSERGVSTVVGFVLTLGITSLLIIGLLIAAGGFVSDQRQDTVRDELEVIGQQVAADLAASDRLTRAGGTEVGIARSYPRTVTGSGYQVRVSDPGTPGERVRVTLTADDPAVTVVVDVRVRTPVRATTVRGGDLTVALDAGELEVRND from the coding sequence GTGAGCGAGCGCGGCGTCTCCACCGTCGTCGGCTTCGTGTTGACGCTCGGCATCACCTCGCTGCTCATCATCGGCCTGCTCATCGCCGCGGGCGGGTTCGTCTCCGACCAGCGGCAGGACACCGTGCGCGACGAACTGGAGGTCATCGGCCAGCAGGTGGCGGCCGACCTCGCGGCGAGCGACCGGCTGACCCGCGCGGGCGGGACCGAGGTGGGTATCGCGCGGTCGTACCCGCGCACGGTGACGGGGAGCGGTTACCAGGTCAGGGTGTCGGACCCCGGCACCCCCGGGGAAAGGGTCCGGGTGACGCTCACCGCGGACGACCCGGCGGTGACCGTCGTCGTGGACGTGCGCGTTCGGACCCCCGTGCGAGCGACGACCGTCCGGGGCGGCGACCTGACCGTCGCGCTCGACGCCGGGGAACTGGAGGTGCGGAATGACTGA
- a CDS encoding DUF7289 family protein, which translates to MTRPDERAQSAPLGVALLLGLTILGTTAVVAFGGAALTDTQDQSEFARAEQAMTLFDSQAAQVALGDSNVQTVDFGRGDGTYSVDPDAGSVSIVQLDCDDDGPDGAPYDNESDVLGGDDAYILDPTPLGAVRYTTTDGRTLAYQGGGVWSGDGDGGSAMVSPPEFHYRDATLTLPIVLTRGGGGASGAARATVTAPRDPVRVFPNASDAFPTSSPDCGGEPFRNPITDGNVIVRIESEYARAWGEYFETRTTGEVTYFDTDGDGADDDVVTISLVSLGQIGDFEMPGEGGSVTVSGASGGHATSEFAITLSPDDSDSANFNNLQWSMYVDEGQQQFEIHARKSGGSGCSGGTSDLAVSLNIYYSDDGGDTYDAWHADDAYEATCVDGDGDGVDDEIRLTMDFVDDEDGDGSYVDYGEGDVNLTYTSNIDQLVYFKNAGDDFGGTSDSTTFSGHGDWESETYTVGDTESIDRLLNHYFAELPAEFDLAVDDKNSDTVNEGASSGRIVTGGSARYVTYLHVTRNEIDVRMA; encoded by the coding sequence ATGACCCGTCCCGACGAGCGCGCGCAGTCAGCCCCGCTCGGCGTGGCGCTGCTGCTCGGCCTGACGATACTCGGGACGACGGCGGTCGTCGCGTTCGGCGGCGCGGCGCTGACCGACACGCAGGACCAGTCGGAGTTCGCGCGCGCCGAGCAGGCGATGACGCTGTTCGACTCGCAGGCCGCACAGGTCGCGCTCGGCGACTCGAACGTCCAGACCGTCGACTTCGGCCGCGGCGACGGCACGTACAGCGTGGACCCCGACGCCGGCAGCGTCTCCATCGTCCAACTGGACTGTGACGACGACGGCCCGGACGGGGCCCCGTACGACAACGAGAGCGACGTGCTCGGCGGCGACGACGCGTACATCCTCGACCCGACGCCGCTGGGCGCGGTGCGGTACACGACGACGGACGGCCGCACGCTGGCGTACCAGGGCGGCGGCGTCTGGAGCGGCGACGGCGACGGCGGCTCCGCGATGGTGTCGCCGCCGGAGTTCCACTACCGCGACGCGACGCTGACGCTCCCCATCGTGCTCACGCGCGGCGGGGGCGGGGCCTCCGGAGCGGCTCGCGCGACGGTGACCGCGCCGCGGGACCCGGTCCGCGTGTTCCCGAACGCCTCGGACGCCTTCCCCACCTCGTCGCCCGACTGCGGCGGGGAGCCGTTCCGCAACCCCATCACCGACGGCAACGTCATCGTCCGCATCGAGAGCGAGTACGCGCGGGCGTGGGGCGAGTACTTCGAGACGCGGACGACCGGCGAGGTGACGTACTTCGACACCGACGGTGACGGGGCCGACGACGACGTCGTCACCATCTCGCTCGTCTCGCTGGGCCAGATCGGCGACTTCGAGATGCCCGGGGAGGGCGGGTCGGTCACCGTCTCCGGGGCCTCGGGCGGCCACGCCACCAGCGAGTTCGCCATCACGCTCTCGCCCGACGACAGCGACTCGGCGAACTTCAACAACCTCCAGTGGTCGATGTACGTCGACGAGGGACAACAGCAGTTCGAGATACACGCGCGAAAGTCCGGCGGGAGCGGCTGTTCCGGCGGAACGAGCGACCTCGCGGTGAGCCTGAACATCTACTACTCCGACGACGGGGGCGACACCTACGACGCCTGGCACGCGGACGACGCCTACGAAGCCACCTGTGTGGACGGCGACGGCGACGGGGTCGACGACGAGATACGGCTGACGATGGACTTCGTGGACGACGAGGACGGCGACGGCAGCTACGTCGACTACGGCGAGGGCGACGTGAACCTCACCTACACGAGCAACATCGACCAGCTCGTCTACTTCAAGAACGCCGGCGACGACTTCGGCGGGACGAGCGACTCCACGACGTTCTCCGGCCACGGCGACTGGGAGTCCGAGACGTACACCGTCGGCGACACCGAGAGCATCGACCGGCTCCTCAACCACTACTTCGCCGAGCTTCCCGCGGAGTTCGACCTCGCCGTGGACGACAAGAACTCCGACACGGTGAACGAGGGCGCGTCGTCGGGGCGCATCGTCACCGGGGGGTCGGCCCGCTACGTCACCTACCTCCACGTCACCCGCAACGAGATAGACGTCCGGATGGCGTAG
- a CDS encoding DUF7120 family protein translates to MSETTIDLPDRIDSEIERFIQQGEFINRDEAVEELLTLGLTAFDVDDEPTQNPGEDLFTQATDDQHDPAADMDPDDEYTL, encoded by the coding sequence ATGTCCGAGACCACCATCGACCTCCCGGACCGCATCGACAGCGAGATAGAGCGGTTCATCCAGCAGGGGGAGTTCATCAACCGCGACGAGGCCGTCGAGGAGCTGCTCACGCTCGGTCTCACCGCCTTCGACGTGGACGACGAGCCGACGCAGAACCCCGGCGAGGACCTGTTCACGCAGGCGACCGACGACCAGCACGACCCCGCGGCGGACATGGACCCCGACGACGAGTACACGCTGTAG
- a CDS encoding HalOD1 output domain-containing protein, producing the protein MSDSTPLREGTTPNNHTVVVATTDGDSVGGRVVAGVTELRDREMEELPTLAEAVDPDALSSLFDTPGGTRGSVTFEYADCLVTVTAAGDVTVERAR; encoded by the coding sequence ATGAGCGACTCCACACCGCTTCGCGAGGGGACGACACCGAACAACCACACCGTCGTGGTCGCGACGACCGACGGCGACTCCGTCGGCGGGCGGGTGGTCGCGGGCGTCACGGAACTGCGCGACCGCGAGATGGAGGAACTGCCGACGCTGGCGGAGGCCGTCGATCCGGACGCGCTGTCGTCGCTGTTCGACACGCCCGGCGGGACGCGCGGCAGCGTCACCTTCGAGTACGCCGACTGTCTGGTGACCGTCACCGCGGCCGGCGACGTCACGGTCGAGCGCGCGCGCTGA
- a CDS encoding DUF7344 domain-containing protein translates to MSRSPEECTAVEPLPPTVAAVLDDRPERRRAYVCLLGTLRENGGRCSAAALAAALARADDGAARRSAYLAVRREYVPTLAALGVVSYDGEDGTVTLRAE, encoded by the coding sequence ATGTCCCGCTCGCCCGAGGAGTGTACGGCCGTCGAGCCGCTGCCGCCGACCGTCGCCGCGGTGCTCGACGACCGCCCGGAGCGGCGGCGCGCGTACGTGTGCCTGCTCGGGACGCTCCGCGAGAACGGGGGACGGTGTTCCGCGGCGGCGCTGGCCGCGGCCCTCGCCCGGGCGGACGACGGCGCGGCCCGTCGGTCGGCGTACCTCGCCGTCCGCCGGGAGTACGTCCCGACGCTCGCGGCGCTCGGCGTCGTCTCCTACGACGGCGAGGACGGTACCGTGACGCTGCGCGCGGAATGA
- a CDS encoding DUF7289 family protein — translation MTDRAVSEVIGFVLVFSLVLSSVSVVYVVGFGGLQDARDAEQLTNAERAFDVLADNMDDIHRDNAPNRATEFKLYDARIDVGDPVTFNVTVDNGTGTQSFSVDARPVVYAPTTGETTLRYLNGAVFRTGGSGSVLLNEPRFLFRESGGLRTAAFPLIETRPDGVNAIGGSTTVLIRADLARAELLGSLPDAAGRYDVTFRVETAAARAPTWERFLEAELNDAYGDADRCTVSGGTVECAFETDRLYVSATRIDVAIDS, via the coding sequence ATGACTGACCGCGCGGTGAGCGAGGTCATCGGGTTCGTCCTCGTGTTCTCGCTCGTGCTCTCGTCGGTGAGCGTCGTGTACGTCGTCGGCTTCGGCGGCCTCCAGGACGCCCGCGACGCCGAGCAGCTGACGAACGCCGAGCGCGCGTTCGACGTCCTCGCGGACAATATGGACGATATCCACCGCGACAACGCGCCCAATCGCGCGACGGAGTTCAAACTGTACGACGCGCGCATCGACGTCGGCGACCCGGTGACGTTCAACGTCACCGTGGACAACGGCACCGGCACGCAGAGCTTCTCCGTCGACGCGCGCCCGGTCGTCTACGCGCCGACCACGGGGGAGACGACGCTCCGGTACCTCAACGGGGCGGTGTTCCGGACGGGCGGGAGCGGCTCCGTCCTGCTGAACGAGCCCCGGTTCCTGTTCCGCGAGTCCGGCGGCCTCCGCACGGCGGCGTTCCCGCTCATCGAGACGCGACCGGACGGCGTGAACGCCATCGGCGGCTCGACGACCGTCCTCATCCGTGCGGACCTGGCGCGCGCCGAGTTGCTGGGCTCGCTGCCCGACGCCGCCGGGCGGTACGACGTGACCTTCCGCGTCGAGACGGCGGCGGCGCGCGCGCCGACGTGGGAGCGGTTCCTGGAGGCGGAGCTGAACGACGCCTACGGCGACGCCGACCGGTGTACGGTGTCGGGCGGAACCGTCGAGTGCGCGTTCGAGACGGACCGGCTGTACGTCTCGGCGACGCGCATCGACGTGGCTATCGACTCGTGA
- a CDS encoding DUF7288 family protein: MDRGQAFTLESITAGLLLIGGLVFALQATAVTPLSASTSSQHIENQQQAVAEGVLAAAVDDDALSVTLRYWNDSGATFHDSSDEAYYVDEDLDTRFGALLQRALTSRSIVANVYVHYETPAGGSRVQRVVYRGAPSDNAVSASARTVLFDDDPLLDADARPTGTTLADADTFYAPDAHPDSIVFNVVRVEVVAWRQ; this comes from the coding sequence ATGGACAGAGGACAGGCGTTCACGCTCGAATCCATCACCGCGGGGCTGTTGCTCATCGGCGGACTCGTCTTCGCCCTGCAGGCGACGGCCGTGACGCCGCTGTCGGCGTCCACGTCGAGCCAGCACATCGAGAACCAACAGCAGGCGGTCGCCGAGGGCGTCCTCGCCGCCGCCGTGGACGACGACGCGCTGTCCGTGACGCTCCGCTACTGGAACGATTCGGGCGCGACGTTCCACGACAGCAGCGATGAGGCGTACTACGTGGACGAGGACCTCGACACGCGGTTCGGGGCGCTGTTACAGCGGGCGCTCACCTCCCGGTCCATCGTCGCGAACGTGTACGTCCACTACGAGACGCCTGCCGGCGGCTCCCGCGTCCAGCGGGTCGTCTACCGCGGCGCCCCCTCGGACAACGCCGTCTCCGCGAGCGCCCGGACGGTGCTGTTCGACGACGACCCGCTGCTCGACGCGGACGCCCGCCCGACGGGGACGACGCTCGCCGACGCGGACACGTTCTACGCGCCGGACGCTCACCCCGACAGCATCGTGTTCAACGTCGTGCGCGTGGAGGTGGTCGCGTGGCGGCAGTGA